TCCATATCAGTCTCTGCCTATTTCATATAAGCGGCATGACATGCTTGGAAAAACGTGCTGCATGGTGACCTCTAGCGGTGTGAATATTGGCCTGGCGTCGCCGTATACTGACCAGACCTCACGTGTGCGTCGTGTCCCCTTGTCATCTCTGCTCCTACGTCTGCTGATCAGCCTTTGCTTGATGGCTCACGCGTGCGTGAGTGCTTGGGCGTCGGTCGGTATGATCCAAACGGTCGCCCGACCTTCGATGCATGTCGCAGTAGTGAACCAGTCCTGTCACGATGTGGGCGTTTCCGGCGTCCGGAGTGCAGCACACGTCGGTCATGGGAGACCAACTCCCCCAACCCCATGCGGCAAGATCGGTCATTGTGATTGCTTGCAGCACAGCGCCGCTCTGTTGCTTCCAATCCTGATGCTGCCGGTATCGTTGGGGCGGCGTGCGGTGCCGCTTGCCGGAGTGCCTACTGGCCAGGGACTCCCTGTGCCGTATTGCCCCCTGCGACCTCCGATTGCCTGAGAGCCTTAGGGACGTTGCGCGTCCC
This region of Xylella taiwanensis genomic DNA includes:
- a CDS encoding CopL family metal-binding regulatory protein — encoded protein: MSLNDAHRVPFLTGSDHHMEAHPYDPYQSLPISYKRHDMLGKTCCMVTSSGVNIGLASPYTDQTSRVRRVPLSSLLLRLLISLCLMAHACVSAWASVGMIQTVARPSMHVAVVNQSCHDVGVSGVRSAAHVGHGRPTPPTPCGKIGHCDCLQHSAALLLPILMLPVSLGRRAVPLAGVPTGQGLPVPYCPLRPPIA